The following proteins are co-located in the Roseovarius arcticus genome:
- a CDS encoding DUF1127 domain-containing protein: MSYASHAGRATGTHSLATAFGDMKNKVARRRSYRQTITALSQLSDHELADLGLSRSTIPSHAWQAVYGTRRQA; encoded by the coding sequence ATGAGCTACGCATCACACGCAGGCCGCGCCACTGGCACACATTCACTGGCAACAGCATTTGGCGACATGAAAAACAAAGTAGCGCGCCGCCGCTCATACCGCCAAACGATTACAGCGCTGTCGCAGCTGTCCGATCATGAGCTGGCTGATCTGGGGCTGAGCCGCAGCACGATACCCAGCCACGCATGGCAGGCCGTCTACGGTACACGCCGCCAAGCCTAA
- a CDS encoding DUF2177 family protein, which translates to MTLAILYVVTFAVFLGIDYLGLSYIIKPTFERDIGSLLAESPRIGPAAIFYAFYVGVLLWFVSWPALDGDKSLLWVFGSGVLIGAMAYGTYEFTNLATLKDWTWRMVATDFTWGSFLTGVSATAGVAVARAIG; encoded by the coding sequence ATGACTCTCGCCATTCTCTACGTCGTCACATTCGCGGTTTTTCTGGGGATCGATTATCTTGGTCTTAGCTACATAATCAAACCCACGTTTGAGCGTGATATAGGCTCGCTGCTAGCGGAAAGTCCGCGTATCGGCCCCGCCGCGATCTTTTACGCGTTCTACGTCGGCGTTTTGCTCTGGTTCGTCAGCTGGCCGGCGCTGGACGGGGACAAATCGCTGCTCTGGGTGTTTGGGTCTGGCGTGCTGATCGGCGCAATGGCCTACGGCACGTATGAGTTTACCAACCTCGCTACGCTCAAGGATTGGACGTGGCGCATGGTGGCGACCGATTTCACTTGGGGTAGCTTCCTGACGGGTGTTTCGGCAACAGCGGGCGTTGCAGTCGCCCGCGCAATTGGCTAG
- the pncA gene encoding bifunctional nicotinamidase/pyrazinamidase has product MTAALIVIDMQNDFCPGGALAVAGGDDIVDGINARMADFSAVILTQDWHPAGHSSFASSHPGAQAMDVTDMPYGPQILWPDHCVQGSAGARFHASLNTDRADAVLRKGMNPQIDSYSAFFENDQQTPTGLDGYLRTRGITALTLVGLALDFCVNFSAIDAARLGYAVRVETALSRGIDAGGSMDAALSGMRAAGVTLI; this is encoded by the coding sequence ATGACAGCCGCCCTAATCGTGATCGACATGCAGAATGATTTTTGCCCCGGTGGCGCGCTGGCCGTGGCGGGCGGGGACGACATTGTGGACGGCATCAACGCACGCATGGCCGATTTTAGTGCCGTAATCCTGACGCAGGACTGGCATCCGGCGGGACACTCCTCCTTCGCGTCCTCTCATCCGGGGGCGCAGGCGATGGATGTGACGGACATGCCCTACGGGCCGCAGATTCTGTGGCCGGATCATTGCGTGCAGGGCAGCGCGGGCGCCCGGTTCCATGCAAGTCTGAATACGGACCGCGCAGATGCGGTTCTGCGCAAAGGTATGAACCCTCAGATAGATAGCTATTCAGCGTTCTTTGAGAATGATCAACAGACGCCAACCGGACTGGACGGATATCTGCGCACGCGCGGCATCACGGCGCTGACGCTGGTGGGGCTAGCCTTGGATTTTTGCGTCAACTTTTCGGCCATTGACGCGGCCCGGTTAGGATACGCCGTTCGGGTCGAAACGGCGCTTAGCCGGGGGATCGACGCGGGCGGGTCCATGGACGCGGCGCTCTCGGGGATGCGGGCCGCGGGCGTGACGCTTATCTGA
- a CDS encoding peptidoglycan-binding domain-containing protein, which yields MFRPLTLLVILALTACGAPVIGPGEPDLVQTLAEAPPGAAAGTCWGKLVTPAVIETVTEQVLVQPPNALEDGTITAPGVYKTETRQEIVTERKVTWFETPCPADLTPDFVASLQRALSARTIYRGAINGQMDGRTRAAVRKFQRPEGLDSGILSLAAAQRLGLVAVDLQSE from the coding sequence ATGTTCCGCCCCCTAACCTTGCTGGTGATACTGGCGCTGACCGCCTGCGGCGCGCCAGTGATCGGCCCGGGCGAGCCTGATTTGGTCCAGACGTTGGCTGAGGCACCGCCGGGCGCTGCGGCAGGCACATGCTGGGGCAAACTTGTCACGCCGGCAGTGATCGAAACGGTGACTGAACAAGTTCTCGTTCAGCCTCCAAATGCGCTGGAGGATGGCACCATTACCGCGCCCGGCGTCTATAAAACTGAAACGCGTCAGGAAATCGTGACCGAACGCAAAGTGACATGGTTCGAAACCCCATGTCCCGCTGATTTGACCCCCGACTTTGTCGCCTCGCTGCAGCGTGCACTAAGCGCGCGAACGATTTATCGCGGCGCGATCAACGGCCAGATGGACGGGCGCACTCGCGCCGCCGTACGAAAGTTTCAAAGGCCAGAGGGTCTGGATAGCGGTATCCTGTCGCTCGCCGCCGCGCAGCGGCTGGGGTTGGTTGCGGTCGATCTACAGTCCGAGTGA
- a CDS encoding Mrp/NBP35 family ATP-binding protein, whose amino-acid sequence MAVARADIEAQLAQIELPDGGTLISRDWVRALSVEGGEVRFVIEAPSPEIARQLEPMRAAAERAVAAIPGVTRVSAALTAHGPATKAPPAQPQQQPPSLKIGGHPKPQEGSMKPASVKSIIAVGSGKGGVGKSTVASNLAVALARAGKKVGLLDADIYGPSQPRMMGVSKRPASPDGKIIEPLHAHGVTLMSIGLMLDPAKAVIWRGPMLMGALQQMISQVNWGELDVLIVDLPPGTGDVQLTLCQKAEPSGAIIVSTPQDVALLDARKAMDMFSTLKTPILGMIENMSTYVCPECGHEAQIFGHGGVEAEAKKMGLPFLGALPIDLETRLAGDSGTPIAAGEGPMASAYAALAQRLIAGGIV is encoded by the coding sequence ATGGCCGTAGCGCGCGCCGATATCGAAGCACAGCTGGCGCAGATCGAACTGCCCGATGGCGGTACCTTGATATCGCGCGACTGGGTGCGTGCGCTCAGCGTCGAGGGCGGCGAAGTGCGCTTTGTCATTGAGGCGCCCAGCCCCGAGATTGCCCGCCAGTTGGAGCCTATGCGCGCGGCCGCAGAGCGCGCAGTCGCGGCCATCCCCGGCGTCACCCGCGTATCGGCCGCGCTAACCGCACATGGCCCTGCGACCAAAGCACCTCCTGCACAGCCGCAACAGCAGCCCCCTAGCCTCAAAATTGGCGGGCATCCCAAACCTCAAGAAGGCTCCATGAAACCGGCAAGTGTAAAGTCGATCATCGCGGTAGGTTCGGGTAAGGGCGGGGTGGGTAAATCGACCGTTGCGTCCAACCTTGCTGTCGCGCTCGCACGCGCGGGCAAAAAGGTGGGCCTCTTGGATGCCGATATTTACGGCCCCAGCCAGCCGCGGATGATGGGCGTCAGCAAGCGGCCCGCCAGCCCCGACGGCAAGATCATCGAGCCGCTGCATGCCCATGGCGTCACGCTGATGTCTATCGGCCTGATGCTGGACCCGGCCAAGGCTGTGATCTGGCGCGGGCCGATGCTGATGGGCGCGCTGCAACAGATGATTTCTCAGGTGAACTGGGGCGAGCTGGATGTGCTGATCGTCGATCTGCCACCGGGCACTGGCGATGTGCAGCTGACGCTATGCCAAAAGGCCGAGCCGTCAGGCGCGATTATCGTGTCGACGCCGCAGGACGTGGCCCTTTTGGATGCGCGTAAGGCGATGGATATGTTCTCCACGCTGAAAACGCCGATCCTTGGTATGATCGAAAATATGAGCACCTATGTCTGCCCTGAATGCGGGCACGAGGCGCAGATATTTGGTCATGGCGGTGTCGAGGCGGAGGCCAAGAAGATGGGCTTGCCCTTCCTTGGGGCGCTTCCCATTGATCTGGAGACGCGGCTGGCCGGGGATTCCGGCACGCCTATCGCCGCGGGCGAAGGGCCAATGGCATCGGCCTATGCCGCACTGGCGCAGAGATTGATCGCGGGGGGTATCGTCTAG
- a CDS encoding rhodanese-related sulfurtransferase produces MPTIAALYHFCRLNDPAALQAPLLDLCRAKGITGSLILAGEGINGTIAGSRAGIDAVLAHLRSWPGCADLEHKESASRRQPFGRLKVRLKAEIVTMGQPGVDPRARAGHYIAPADWNDLITQPDVAVIDTRNDYEVAIGTFEGAIDPETASFREFPAWWEANKHRFHNKRIAMFCTGGIRCEKSTNYLLGQGVEDVYHLKGGILKYLEDVPAAESTWQGDCFVFDGRVSVGHGLTEGPHHLCHACRRPILPADMQRPEYEQGVACHQCAGETDEAAKDRFRERQKQMALSEARGERHMQNIPEG; encoded by the coding sequence ATGCCTACCATCGCCGCACTCTATCACTTTTGCCGTCTGAACGATCCTGCCGCCTTACAAGCGCCGCTGTTGGATCTATGCCGTGCAAAGGGCATCACTGGCTCGCTTATTTTGGCGGGTGAGGGGATCAACGGCACTATCGCTGGATCGCGGGCGGGCATTGACGCTGTACTTGCGCATCTGCGCAGCTGGCCCGGTTGCGCTGATCTGGAGCATAAAGAGAGCGCGAGCCGACGGCAGCCTTTCGGCCGGCTCAAGGTGCGGCTCAAGGCCGAAATTGTCACCATGGGCCAGCCCGGTGTCGATCCGCGCGCGCGTGCCGGCCACTACATCGCGCCCGCTGATTGGAACGATCTGATCACGCAGCCGGATGTCGCCGTAATCGACACGCGCAACGACTACGAGGTCGCTATCGGCACATTTGAGGGCGCCATTGATCCTGAAACCGCCAGCTTTCGCGAGTTTCCGGCATGGTGGGAGGCGAACAAACATCGCTTTCACAATAAGCGCATAGCGATGTTTTGCACCGGGGGCATCCGCTGCGAAAAATCGACGAACTATCTGCTGGGGCAGGGTGTCGAAGATGTTTATCACCTCAAGGGCGGCATCCTTAAGTACCTAGAGGACGTGCCAGCTGCTGAAAGCACATGGCAGGGCGACTGCTTTGTCTTTGATGGGCGGGTATCGGTTGGCCACGGCCTCACCGAGGGGCCGCACCATCTATGCCATGCCTGCCGCCGCCCAATTCTGCCTGCCGATATGCAGCGGCCAGAGTACGAGCAGGGCGTCGCTTGCCATCAATGCGCGGGCGAGACGGATGAGGCCGCAAAGGATCGCTTTCGCGAGCGGCAGAAACAGATGGCACTGTCCGAGGCGCGCGGCGAGCGACATATGCAAAACATCCCCGAAGGATGA
- a CDS encoding SGNH/GDSL hydrolase family protein, with amino-acid sequence MLLHRFLLCLMLIPAAFSAQAEAPLRILVMGDSMMAAHRISGRAVSQTVARALKADVTDQSTLGARIIYNLPISGTFGLDIRRQYRTGQWDWIVVNGGGNDLWLGCGCSRCQRKMDRLATRASTGGEIPKLLMRLRKTGARVVYVGYLRSPGAGSPIEGCRNEGDELERRVSTFTAKVPGIYYLSIAKMVPHGDRSHHAADMIHPSIKGSREIGRRVAGVIAQVERAR; translated from the coding sequence ATGCTTCTACACCGCTTTCTCTTGTGCTTGATGCTGATCCCGGCAGCCTTTTCTGCGCAGGCAGAGGCGCCGCTGCGCATCCTAGTAATGGGCGATTCGATGATGGCGGCGCACCGTATTTCCGGGCGCGCCGTATCACAGACTGTCGCCCGCGCGCTGAAGGCGGATGTAACAGATCAGTCGACGCTAGGCGCGCGGATCATCTACAACCTTCCGATTTCAGGCACGTTTGGACTGGATATCCGGCGGCAATACCGCACTGGGCAATGGGACTGGATTGTCGTCAACGGCGGGGGCAATGATCTATGGCTGGGCTGCGGATGTAGCCGGTGCCAGCGCAAGATGGACAGGCTCGCCACCCGCGCCAGCACCGGTGGCGAGATCCCCAAGCTATTGATGCGTTTGCGCAAAACCGGCGCACGGGTCGTCTATGTAGGATATCTGCGCAGTCCCGGCGCGGGATCGCCAATCGAGGGATGCCGCAACGAGGGCGATGAGCTGGAGCGCCGGGTAAGCACGTTTACGGCCAAGGTACCGGGCATCTACTATCTGTCGATAGCCAAGATGGTGCCGCACGGCGACCGCAGCCATCACGCTGCTGACATGATCCACCCCTCTATCAAGGGCAGCCGCGAGATCGGGCGCCGCGTTGCAGGCGTCATCGCGCAGGTCGAAAGGGCACGATAG